The Nocardia vinacea genome contains the following window.
GGCGATGGCGTCGAGTTTGCGGTGCACCGTCGGCGGCAGGTTATCGGGTTCGGAGGCGCCCAGTGAGCCGACAATGGCACCCCTGGTCACCTGGTTGGCGATGATTTTCGTCGCGGTCGCGACGACATTCACCAGAGCGGAGAATTCACCGGACGATCCGGGATGCCGGTGCTCCTCCTCGATCGTGTATCGGGTGAGGGTCTTCAGTCCTTCTGGCATGAGTTCTCGATCTCGTCACGCGGGCGCCCGTGCGGTCGGCCCATCCGGCTGCTGTCCTGCTGTGTCCGATTGGCGGCGCTCCCGGGGCCCTGCGTGCTCACGCGAGCTACCGCCTCCGGGCCCGTCGCTCACGCCGCGGAATACGCTGCTGCCGTAGACATCTCGGTCGGTCAGCGTGATCAGGTCGGTTTTGGTGAGCGGTCGCCGCAGTTCGACCAGCCGTTTGGCCTGCCGTAACCGGCAGCGGTCCAGGGCATTGCGCACGCTGCGCGCATTGGAGAATCGGGGGCGGCTCATTCGCAGCGTGAGATATTCGCCGAAGGCGGCGTATCCGGTGTCGTCGAACCGGAAATTGTCCCGTGCCACCATGAGTTCGGCGATGCGCACCAACTCGTCGTGGGTGTAGTCGCTGAATTCCAGATGATGGGCCACCCGCGAGGACAATCCCGGATTCGCCGAGAAGAACTTGTCCATCCGATCCGGATAGCCCGCGAAGATCACCACCAGGCTGGTGCGCTCGCTCTCCATCTCCTGCAGCAGGATCTCGATGACTTCCTGTCCGTAGTCACGTTCGTTCTCCGGGCGGAACAGGTAGTAGGCCTCGTCGATGAACAGCACTCCCCCGGCCGCCTTGGCCAGGGCCTCCTTCGTTTTGGGTGCGGTGTGTCCGATGAACTGGCCGACCAGATCGTCGCGAGTTACCGTGTGCACCTCGGGTTTACGGATATAGCCGAGCGCGTGCAGCATCTCGGCCATCCGCAGGGCGACGGTGGTCTTGCCGGCGCCGGGGCCGCCGGTGAAACTCATATGCATCGTCGGCCGAGAGGCTTGCAGGCCGAAGCGCTGCCTGGCCCGATCGATCAGCAGCAGCGCCGCGATCTCACGCACCCGCCGCTTCACGTTCGCCAGACCGACGAGTTCGGCATCGAGCCTGGTCAATACGTCCGCGACGTCATTGCCCGCGATATCGCTGGACAGATCCAGCACCGCATCCTCGGCGAGCAGCTCCTCCGGCGGTGTGTCCGCCGGCACCGCACGTACCGGCCTGCCGTCGTCCGCACCGGGCCGGTGCAATCGGAAACCGCTTGCCGCGCTCGACCTTTCAGCCGCCATACCGGGTACCCGACCGTTCGTCGGTGGCATACGAGTGCAGGCCGTAGGTCTGGCGCCGGTCCGGTCCCTCGGTGCGAGTCAGCAGGAATCCGGGCTCATCGACGGGACGCTGCACCAGAAAGCTCAGTGCGGTGGTCTGTCTGCCATAGCGGGCGTCGTAGGCGAGAACCCGGATGTAGTGTCGCGGGAAAGTATTGCGGCATGCGTCGATCTCGGCGAGCACACCGTCGGGCTCGTCGAGATCGAA
Protein-coding sequences here:
- a CDS encoding AAA family ATPase, translating into MAAERSSAASGFRLHRPGADDGRPVRAVPADTPPEELLAEDAVLDLSSDIAGNDVADVLTRLDAELVGLANVKRRVREIAALLLIDRARQRFGLQASRPTMHMSFTGGPGAGKTTVALRMAEMLHALGYIRKPEVHTVTRDDLVGQFIGHTAPKTKEALAKAAGGVLFIDEAYYLFRPENERDYGQEVIEILLQEMESERTSLVVIFAGYPDRMDKFFSANPGLSSRVAHHLEFSDYTHDELVRIAELMVARDNFRFDDTGYAAFGEYLTLRMSRPRFSNARSVRNALDRCRLRQAKRLVELRRPLTKTDLITLTDRDVYGSSVFRGVSDGPGGGSSREHAGPRERRQSDTAGQQPDGPTARAPA
- a CDS encoding ribulose bisphosphate carboxylase small subunit, whose protein sequence is MYLRHGTFSYLPELTDAEIAAQVRYALLNNWPVSIEYTDDPHPRNAYWEMWGLPLFDLDEPDGVLAEIDACRNTFPRHYIRVLAYDARYGRQTTALSFLVQRPVDEPGFLLTRTEGPDRRQTYGLHSYATDERSGTRYGG